ATATACCAAAGAGCTACTTGCTCTAGAAAGAATGGTTGCTTCTAGAAATAAAATTTTATCGGATCATCCCAACGAAGACGTTTGGTTAGATGGTGTTGAAGATTCAATTGCTCGACATAGTATTGCCATTGCCGCCATCCGTAAGGGATTTGTTGTGCGTATCCGTCATTATTTGAATATTTTTCCCGATATGCCGCATCTTCTATTACGCCTTGACTGCCCAATAGATAAAAAACTAGAGACTTCCTCTGCCTTGGAGGTTGAAGATTTTCTACGTTTAAAACTTCAGTCTTCACGAAAAGAAGATAGGTTATCAAAGAAAACTTCTTGGGGAGCGCATAAAACAGATTTTCTTGTTTTTTATGGCGCAAAGAAACAAAGGGCAGATCTTTCAAGTAGCGGTGAGCAAAAAATGATTTTATTAACATTGATCCTTGCGCAAGCTGAGAATTTAAAACAAAAATCTGGAAGGGTTCCAACGCTTTTGCTAGATGAGCCTCTCGTTCATTTGGATTTTCAAAATCGG
The sequence above is drawn from the Acetobacteraceae bacterium genome and encodes:
- a CDS encoding DNA replication and repair protein RecF, producing MEVEIKASIVVLFGSNGSGKTNFLEALSFLSPGRGLRSLSGSGVNTRNDEGWAVVAGLSLSDDTYMLSTGVSGKNAHRMFYLDGEPIHSNYKASLFFSCIWTTPHMERLFSSGGSARRKFLDSLISAEYREYTKELLALERMVASRNKILSDHPNEDVWLDGVEDSIARHSIAIAAIRKGFVVRIRHYLNIFPDMPHLLLRLDCPIDKKLETSSALEVEDFLRLKLQSSRKEDRLSKKTSWGAHKTDFLVFYGAKKQRADLSSSGEQKMILLTLILAQAENLKQKSGRVPTLLLDEPLVHLDFQNRNIFLKNLEYLNVPAFLTGTDDKDFSYLQGKADFFKVISGEISLN